A region from the Osmerus eperlanus chromosome 11, fOsmEpe2.1, whole genome shotgun sequence genome encodes:
- the LOC134029381 gene encoding olfactory receptor 10A7-like has product MVDIIYARTHMEPLTITLMAFDRLIAISYPLRYHIILSNRTMCLLIVVIWAIGTCVDPTMYFKIASTLFNCVLWTNFCLIIVSYMRIIYAVIKMSSSTHRKKTFSTCISHVVVVACFFFPKMVLSLSQVKNIGFSLTFSIRNGISICSTLGPSLVNPYVYGLNTKEIRNHKRL; this is encoded by the exons ATGGTTGACATTATCTACGCAA GAACTCATATGGAGCCCCTCACCATTACTCTGATGGCTTTTGACCGACTTATAGCCATCTCATACCCTTTAAGATATCACATTATCTTATCTAATAGAACTATGTGTCTGCTCATAGTGGTTATATGGGCAATAGGGA CTTGTGTTGATCCCACAATGTATTTTAAAATTGCATCAACATTATTTAACTGTGTGTTGTGGACAAATTTTTGCCTCATTATTGTGTCATACATGAGGATAATTTATGCAGTTATTAAAATGTCTTCCTCTACACAcaggaaaaaaacatttagtACCTGTATATCTCATGTTGTAGTGGTGGCTTGCTTTTTCTTCCCCAAAATGGTGCTTTCATTGTCACAAGTCAAAAATATAGGTTTCTCACTCACCTTTTCCATCAGAAATGGCATTTCTATTTGTTCTACTCTTGGACCCTCACTTGTGAACCCATATGTCTACGGACTTAATACAAAAGAAATTCGAAACCAC
- the LOC134029382 gene encoding olfactory receptor 4D2-like produces MGAMELNNSDKLVILFIGSVLYTFSVLCNLALLLVIAVNKSLHEPMYMLLFHLIINDLIGISAMIPKVLSEIMSEYRYTSFLACLGQAFCIHIYGGATLFILSVMALDRYVAICYPLRYHAILTKGLVGNLIACVWLADFTLITALLGLMLRFPFCKTVLVNVYCDNVSLLRATCATDTSVNNIYGLFISGLYHGIGLFSVLYSYSWIIYTCFKNKDPGANYLVQVA; encoded by the exons ATGGGTGCAATGGAGTTGAACAATAGTGACAAGTTAGTGATTTTATTCATAGGCTCTGTTTTGTATACGTTTTCAGTGTTGTGCAATCTAGCTTTGCTTTTGGTCATAGCTGTTAACAAAAGTCTACATGAACCTATGTACATGTTGCTTTTCCATTTAATAATCAACGACTTGATAGGCATCAGTGCCATGATTCCCAAGGTGTTGTCCGAAATAATGTCTGAATACAGATATACCAGTTTCTTAGCTTGCCTTGGTCAAGCATTCTGCATTCACATATACGGAGGGGCCACACTCTTTATATTGTCTGTAATGGCTTTAGATCGATATGTAGCTATCTGCTATCCTTTAAGATACCACGCTATTTTGACAAAGGGCCTTGTTGGAAACCTAATTGCTTGTGTTTGGTTGGCTGACTTTACACTAATAACTGCCTTGTTAGGACTTATGTTGCGTTTTCCGTTCTGTAAAACTGTTTTAGTGAATGTCTACTGTGACAATGTTAGCCTCTTACGAGCAACGtgtgcaaccgacacaagcgTGAACAATATCTACGGCTTATTCATCTCTGGACTGTACCATGGTATTGGTTTGTTTTCTGTTCTATATTCCTACTCATGGATCATCTACacatgctttaaaaacaaagacCCAGGAGCTAA TTACCTGGTACAGGTGGCCTGA
- the LOC134029383 gene encoding olfactory receptor 4D2-like: MGAMELNNNGKLVILFIGSVLYTFSVLCNLALLLVIAVNKSLHEPMYMLLFHLIINDLIGISAMIPKVLSEIMSEYRYTSFLACLGQAFCIHIYGGATLFILSVMALDRYVAICYPLRYHAILTKGLVGNLIACVWLADFTLITALLGLMLRFPFCKTVLVNVYCDNVTLLQATCATDTSVNNIYGLFISGLYHGIGLFSVLYSYSWIIYTCFKNKDPGAKTRVGTWPPGAVDMPALCSWLLLEEKITG; the protein is encoded by the exons ATGGGTGCAATGGAGTTGAACAATAATGGCAAGTTAGTGATTTTATTCATAGGTTCTGTTTTGTATACGTTTTCAGTGTTGTGTAATCTAGCTTTGCTTTTGGTCATAGCTGTTAACAAAAGTCTACATGAACCTATGTACATGTTGCTTTTCCATTTAATAATCAACGACTTGATAGGCATCAGTGCCATGATTCCCAAGGTGTTGTCCGAAATAATGTCTGAATACAGATATACCAGTTTCTTAGCTTGCCTTGGTCAAGCATTCTGCATTCACATATACGGAGGGGCCACACTCTTTATATTGTCTGTAATGGCTTTAGATCGATATGTAGCTATCTGCTATCCTTTAAGATACCACGCTATTTTGACAAAGGGCCTTGTTGGAAACCTAATTGCTTGTGTTTGGTTGGCTGACTTTACACTAATAACTGCCTTGTTAGGACTTATGTTGCGTTTTCCGTTCTGTAAAACTGTTTTAGTGAATGTCTACTGTGACAATGTTACCCTCTTACAAGCAACGTGTGCAACTGACACAAGCGTGAACAATATCTACGGCTTATTCATCTCTGGACTGTACCATGGTATTGGTTTGTTTTCTGTTCTATATTCCTACTCATGGATCATCTACacatgctttaaaaacaaagacCCAGGGGCTAA GACACGCGTGGGCACCTGGCCCCCGGGCGCCGTTGATATGCCCGCCCTCTGCTCCTGGCTGCTCTTGGAGGAAAAGATAACAGGATAA
- the LOC134029193 gene encoding putative gustatory receptor clone PTE03 — MITNSSDVTVMLIMEPLALTPFSIYPAFLFGTLTYVIIVFCNVMVLTAIGLNRRLHNPMFILLFNMTVNDMMGATAFFPQMLLSILTQNRSISYTACYIQALLTHMYGGGSLLILTAMAYDRYVAICRPLRYNSIMTPTHLIRLIIMIWVLNIFLIMLLLGLLLRFEICRMTIVDMYCNNPSLLKLICEDTRLNNYYGLALIAFYQGLSAFVVGFTYLQILLTCIMNKQSDAKSKAIQTCGTHLVVFLFLECNSCFALTAHRFESVSPFLRRAFGVSVMVFPPLVNPLIYGLKTKEIRQSFRLLFKRNAFS; from the coding sequence ATGATAACTAATTCTTCTGATGTTACAGTCATGCTGATAATGGAACCTCTTGCTTTAACTCCTTTTTCCATTTATCCAGCATTCCTTTTTGGGACCCTTACTTATGTTATCATAGTGTTTTGTAATGTAATGGTTTTAACAGCAATTGGCCTGAACAGGAGATTGCACAACCCCATGTTTATTCTGCTCTTCAACATGACTGTTAATGACATGATGGGTGCCACTGCTTTCTTTCCTCAAATGCTGCTGAGCATCTTGACCCAGAACAGATCCATCTCCTATACTGCGTGTTACATACAGGCACTTCTTACACACATGTACGGAGGAGGTTCCTTGCTTATTTTGACTGCCATGGCATATGACAGGTATGTTGCCATTTGCCGTCCACTAAGGTATAACTCCATTATGACGCCGACTCATTTGATTCGACTAATCATCATGATTTGGGTCCTCAACATATTTTTGATTATGCTGCTGTTGGGTCTGCTCTTACGTTTTGAAATCTGCAGAATGACTATAGTGGACATGTACTGTAATAACCCCTCTTTACTCAAGCTAATCTGTGAAGACACACGTTTGAACAATTACTACGGCTTGGCTCTTATAGCATTCTACCAAGGCCTTTCAGCCTTTGTGGTTGGATTCACATACTTGCAGATCCTGCTCACCTGTATTATGAATAAGCAATCTGATGCCAAGAGTAAGGCCATTCAAACCTGTGGCACACACTTGGTGGTGTTTTTGTTCTTGGAGTGTAACTCATGCTTTGCTCTGACAGCTCATCGGTTTGAGAGCGTGTCCCCTTTCCTCAGAAGGGCTTTTGGAGTGTCAGTTATGGTGTTTCCTCCCTTAGTAAATCCTCTAATATATGGTCTGAAAACAAAAGAAATTCGCCAAAGTTTTAGGTTACTTTTTAAAAGAAATGCTTTCTCATGA
- the LOC134029221 gene encoding olfactory receptor 52E4-like: MEEPANVSSILTLQGYNLPPDTVIPAFLFASLGYMIILFCNLLLIITIVGNKSLHQPMYLLLLNLPINDLIGTTALFPQMIKQILLDVKTLPHSSCVTQAFFLHVYGTGTVLILSAMAYDRYIAICCPLKYNVIMTNSHLMKVITVMWLTNLTLISVLFYLLLRLPRCRSLMVHTYCDNPSLLTLVCADTSINNIYGLFTTALTQVIANGTVLYTYLQILVACFRNKGSDTKTKALQTCATHLIVFLLLESLGLFTIISSRIKNIPPDLRRLIGVSTLMFPPTVNPIIYGIKTKEIRERVIHMFKSKIFPS; the protein is encoded by the coding sequence ATGGAAGAACCTGCAAATGTGTCATCTATTCTAACACTTCAAGGCTACAACCTCCCTCCTGACACTGTCATCCCTGCTTTCCTTTTTGCATCCCTGGGTTATATGATCATCCTGTTCTGCAACCTTCTTCTTATAATCACCATTGTCGGAAATAAGAGCCTCCACCAGCCCATGTATCTTTTGTTGCTCAACTTGCCCATCAACGATCTCATCGGCACCACTGCACTGTTTCCACAGATGATCAAACAGATTTTATTAGACGTCAAGACGTTACCACACTCCTCATGTGTCACTCAAGCATTCTTCCTTCATGTGTATGGAACAGGTACTGTTTTGATTTTATCTGCTATGGCATATGACAGATACATTGCCATATGTTGTCCATTGAAATACAATGTCATTATGACAAACAGCCACTTGATGAAAGTCATAACAGTGATGTGGCTGACTAACCTTACTCTAATTAGTGTTCTCTTCTACCTGTTGCTTCGTTTGCCCCGTTGTAGGTCTCTCATGGTACACACCTATTGTGACAACCCCTCATTGCTGACACTGGTCTGTGCAGATACAAGCATCAATAACATATACGGTTTATTCACTACGGCTCTTACACAGGTGATAGCAAACGGGACAGTTCTGTACACATATCTTCAGATCCTTGTTGCATGTTTCAGAAACAAGGGATCTGATACGAAAACCAAAGCTTTACAGACGTGTGCCACTCATCtaattgtttttcttcttcttgaaaGTCTAGGTCTTTTCACAATCATTTCCTCCAGAATAAAGAATATTCCCCCGGACCTAAGGAGACTTATAGGGGTCTCAACATTAATGTTTCCTCCAACAGTGAATCCTATCATATATGGTATTAAAACTAAAGAGATCAGAGAAAGGGTGATACACATGTTCAAGAGCAAAATATTTCCATCCTAG
- the LOC134029225 gene encoding olfactory receptor 52B2-like, giving the protein MEEPANVSSILTLQGYNLPPDTVIPAFLFASLGYMIILFCNLLLIITIVGNKSLHQPMYLLLLNLPINDLIGTTALFPQMIKQILLDLKTLPHSSCVTQAFFIHIYGTGAIFILTAMAYDRYIAICCPLKYNVIMTNSHLMKVITVMWLTNLTLISVLFYLLLRLPRCRSLMVHTYCDNPSLLTLVCADTSINNIYGLFTVALTQVIANGTVLYTYLQILVACFRNKGSDTKNKALQTCATHLFVFLLLECLGLFTIISYRLRNIPPDLRRLIGVSTLIFPPILNPIIYGLKTKEIRERVIHMFKSKIFPS; this is encoded by the coding sequence ATGGAAGAACCTGCAAATGTGTCATCTATTCTAACACTTCAAGGCTACAACCTCCCTCCTGACACTGTCATCCCTGCTTTCCTTTTTGCATCCCTGGGTTATATGATCATCCTGTTCTGCAACCTTCTTCTTATAATCACCATTGTCGGAAATAAGAGCCTCCACCAGCCCATGTATCTTTTGTTGCTCAACTTGCCCATCAACGATCTCATAGGCACCACTGCACTGTTTCCACAGATGATCAAACAGATTTTATTAGACTTGAAGACGTTACCACACTCCTCATGTGTCACTCAAGCATTCTTCATTCATATTTATGGCACTGGTGctatttttattttaactgCTATGGCATATGACAGATACATTGCCATATGTTGTCCATTGAAGTACAATGTCATTATGACCAACAGCCACTTGATGAAAGTCATAACAGTGATGTGGCTGACTAACCTTACTCTAATTAGTGTTCTCTTCTACCTGTTGCTTCGTTTGCCCCGTTGTAGGTCTCTCATGGTACACACCTATTGTGACAACCCCTCATTGCTGACACTGGTCTGTGCAGATACAAGCATCAATAACATCTACGGTCTATTTACTGTGGCTCTTACACAGGTGATAGCAAATGGGACAGTTCTGTACACATATCTTCAGATCCTTGTCGCATGTTTCAGAAACAAGGGATCTGATACGAAAAACAAAGCTTTACAGACTTGTGCCActcatttatttgtttttcttcttcttgaatGTCTAGGTCTTTTCACAATTATTTCCTACAGACTAAGAAATATTCCCCCGGACCTAAGGAGACTTATAGGGGTCTCGACATTAATTTTTCCTCCAATACTGAATCCTATCATATATGGTCTAAAAACTAAAGAGATCAGAGAAAGGGTGATACACATGTTCAAGAGCAAAATATTTCCCTCCTAG
- the LOC134029384 gene encoding olfactory receptor 8G17-like gives MAVDLLSQVDPPNQTFTYILTMASFDIPSPVNYLVFAVGVLVYMFSFFGNLTILVLIITQKSLHKPMFYILFSLPLNDIIGITAFLPRLLHDIVTQTNLAYYPTCVLQAFLLHLYGGAVLFILAAMSVDRYLAICKPLQYHSLMTPCAMYALITVVWCVNFSLMFILFGLQARADNRCRSTMQNVFCDNISLLNLSCGDNLTLNNIFGIALTVFYQGLSLIIQLFSYANIFAVCIMNRHSDTISKAVNTCMSQLITFILFETISTFTIAAYRSQTLSPNARKLSGMLIWILLPVFNPIIYGIKTKDIRAVLVTLLKKDNKIAL, from the coding sequence ATGGCAGTGGATTTGCTATCACAGGTGGATCCCCCTAACCAGACCTTCACTTACATCCTGACGATGGCATCCTTCGACATCCCCTCACCAGTGAACTACCTGGTCTTCGCTGTGGGTGTGCTGGTGTACATGTTCTCTTTCTTTGGCAACCTGACTATTCTGGTGCTTATCATCACCCAGAAGAGTCTGCACAAACCCATGTTCTACATCCTCTTTAGTCTCCCACTCAATGATATTATAGGAATCACTGCCTTCCTACCCAGGTTGCTTCATGACATTGTCACACAGACCAACCTTGCATACTACCCCACATGTGTCCTGCAGGCCTTTTTGCTGCACCTTTACGGAGGCGCTGTTCTTTTCATTCTTGCAGCAATGTCCGTAGATAGATACCTAGCAatatgtaaaccactgcaatATCATTCACTCATGACACCTTGTGCAATGTATGCTCTAATCACAGTAGTTTGGTGCGTTAACTTTTCCCTCATGTTCATTTTGTTTGGCCTCCAGGCCAGAGCTGACAACAGGTGCAGGAGCACCATGCAAAATGTCTTCTGTGATAATATTTCTCTGCTAAATCTCTCTTGTGGTGATAATCTGACTCTTAACAACATTTTTGGTATTGCTCTGACAGTATTTTATCAGGGCCTTAGCTTGATTATTCAGCTTTTTTCTTACGCTAACATTTTTGCAGTGTGCATTATGAATCGACATTCAGACACCATAAGCAAGGCTGTGAACACGTGTATGTCTCAGCTCATCACATTTATATTATTTGAAACTATTTCCACATTTACAATAGCAGCATATCGCTCACAGACCTTATCCCCAAATGCTCGAAAATTAAGTGGAATGTTGATTTGGATCCTACTTCCTGTATTCAACCCAATCATATATGGAATAAAAACTAAGGATATTAGAGCTGTGCTTGTTACCCTGCTAAAGAAAGACAATAAAATAGCTCTATAA
- the LOC134029385 gene encoding olfactory receptor 5AR1-like, whose amino-acid sequence MNLLSQVDPPNQTFTYILTMASFDIPSPVNYLVFAVGVLVYMFSFFGNLTILVLIITQKSLHKPMFYILFSLPLNDIIGITAFLPRLLHDIVTQTNLAYYPTCVLQAFWLHMYGGAVLFILAAMSIDRYIAICKPLQYHSLMTPFTMCSLITLAWGFDFVLMLILFGLQARAKNRCRNTMQNVYCENVSLLLLSCGDDLTVNNIYGVAMTAFFQIVSLVIQLFSYANILVVCVMNRHSDTISKAVNTCLSQIVTFVIFEFLATFTVAAYRSQTLSPNARKLSGMLIWILLPVFNPIIYGIKTKDIRAVLVTLLKKDNKIAL is encoded by the coding sequence ATGAATTTGCTATCACAGGTGGATCCCCCTAACCAGACCTTCACTTACATCCTGACGATGGCATCCTTCGATATCCCCTCACCAGTGAACTACCTGGTCTTCGCTGTGGGTGTGCTGGTGTACATGTTCTCTTTCTTTGGCAACCTGACTATTCTGGTGCTTATCATCACCCAGAAGAGTCTACACAAACCCATGTTCTACATCCTCTTTAGTCTCCCACTCAATGATATTATAGGAATCACTGCCTTCCTACCCAGGTTGCTTCATGACATTGTCACACAGACCAACCTTGCATACTACCCCACATGTGTCCTGCAGGCCTTCTGGCTTCATATGTATGGAGGCGCTGTTCTTTTCATTCTTGCTGCAATGTCCATTGATAGATACATAGCAatatgtaaaccactgcaatATCATTCACTCATGACACCTTTTACAATGTGCAGTCTAATCACATTAGCTTGGGGCTTTGACTTTGTCCTCATGCTCATTTTGTTTGGCCTCCAGGCCAGAGCTAAAAACAGGTGCAGGAACACCATGCAAAATGTCTACTGTGAAAACGTTtccctgcttctcctctctTGTGGTGACGATCTGACCGTTAACAACATTTAtggtgttgctatgacagcGTTCTTTCAGATTGTTAGTTTAGTCATTCAGCTTTTTTCATACGCTAACATTTTAGTAGTGTGTGTTATGAATCGACATTCAGACACCATAAGCAAGGCTGTGAACACATGTTTGTCTCAAATTGTCACATTTGTTATTTTTGAATTTCTAGCCACATTTACAGTAGCAGCATATCGCTCACAGACCTTATCCCCAAATGCTCGAAAATTAAGTGGAATGTTGATTTGGATCCTACTTCCTGTATTCAACCCAATCATATATGGAATAAAAACTAAGGATATTAGAGCTGTGCTTGTTACCCTGCTAAAGAAAGACAATAAAATAGCTCTATAA
- the LOC134029386 gene encoding olfactory receptor 51I1-like, with amino-acid sequence MEDITPNLTFSFHLQIDTFDIPNPVNYPVFLIGMLVYLFSIICNLVILMLIITRKSLHKPMYYLLFSLPLNDMIGITAFLPRLLGDIVTQTNFVYYPTCLLQAFVLHVYGGATLFILAAMSIDRYFAICKPLQYHSVMTPFTLRFLICSAWGLDLLLMIFLFGLQAKANRCKTFIANVYCDNPALLKLSCGVDLSVNNIYGLFLTAFIQMISLVIQLYSYVNILVICIFNRQSDAKSKAVNTCLPQILIFVFFECMITFAILSYRFSDISPNTRKFCGSMIFMLPPVLNPIIYGMKTKELRTSFLAVIHKKKIDNT; translated from the coding sequence ATGGAAGATATTACTCCAAATCTTACATTTAGTTTTCATCTGCAAATTGACACCTTTGACATTCCCAACCCAGTGAACTACCCAGTCTTCCTCATTGGCATGCTTGTCTACCTGTTCTCTATCATCTGCAACCTGGTCATCCTGATGCTGATCATCACCAGGAAGAGCCTTCACAAACCCATGTACTACTTATTGTTCAGTCTTCCCCTCAATGACATGATAGGAATCACTGCCTTCCTACCCAGGCTGTTGGGGGACATTGTCACACAGACCAACTTTGTTTACTACCCTACGTGCTTGCTACAGGCCTTTGTCCTTCATGTATATGGAGGTGCAACTCTTTTCATACTAGCAGCTATGTCCATCGATAGATACTTTGCAATTTGCAAGCCACTGCAATATCATTCAGTCATGACACCTTTTACCTTACGTTTCCTCATATGCTCAGCTTGGGGCTTGGACCTCCTTCTAATGATATTCCTGTTTGGGCTCCAAGCTAAAGCTAATCGATGTAAGACATTTATTGCTAATGTTTACTGTGACAACCCCGCATTGCTCAAATTGTCATGTGGGGTAGACCTTTCAGTTAACAACATTTATGGTCTTTTCCTGACAGCATTTATACAGATGATTAGCTTGGTTATTCAGTTATATTCCTATGTTAATATATTAGTGATATGTATTTTTAACCGGCAATCTGATGCTAAAAGCAAGGCAGTAAATACATGTCTGCCCCAGATActaatatttgttttttttgaaTGTATGATCACATTTGCAATCCTGTCCTATCGCTTCTCAGACATATCCCCAAATACCAGGAAGTTTTGTGGTAGCATGATTTTCATGCTGCCTCCTGTACTTAATCCAATTATTTATGGAATGAAAACAAAAGAACTGAGAACATCATTTTTAGCAGTAATACATAAGAAAAAAATagataacacataa
- the LOC134029387 gene encoding olfactory receptor 51I1-like has product MEDITPNLTCSFHLQIDTFDIPNPVNYPVFLIGMLVYLFSIICNLVILMLIITRKSLHKPMYYLLFSLPLNDMIGITAFLPRLLGDIVTQTNFVYYPTCLLQAFVLHVYGGATLFILAAMSIDRYFAICKPLQYHSVMTPFTLRFLICSAWGLDLLLIIGLFGLQAKANRCKTFIANVYCDNPTLLKLSCGVDLSVNNIYGLFMTAFIQMISLVIQLYSYVNILLICIFNRQSDAKSKAVNTCLAQILIFVLFECMVTFTILSYRFSDISPNTRKFCGSMIFMLPPVLNPIIYGMKTKELRTSFLAVIHKKKIDNT; this is encoded by the coding sequence ATGGAAGATATTACTCCAAATCTTACATGTAGTTTTCATCTGCAAATTGACACCTTTGACATTCCCAACCCAGTGAACTACCCAGTCTTCCTCATTGGCATGCTTGTCTACCTGTTCTCTATCATCTGCAACCTGGTCATCCTGATGCTGATCATCACCAGGAAGAGCCTTCACAAACCCATGTACTACTTATTGTTCAGTCTTCCCCTCAATGACATGATAGGAATCACTGCCTTCCTACCCAGGCTGTTGGGGGACATTGTCACACAGACCAACTTTGTTTACTACCCTACGTGCTTGCTACAGGCCTTTGTCCTTCATGTATATGGAGGTGCAACTCTTTTCATACTAGCAGCTATGTCCATCGATAGATACTTTGCAATTTGCAAGCCACTGCAATATCATTCAGTCATGACACCTTTTACCTTACGTTTCCTCATATGCTCAGCTTGGGGCTTGGACCTCCTTCTAATCATAGGCCTGTTTGGGCTCCAAGCTAAAGCTAATCGATGTAAGACATTTATTGCTAATGTTTACTGTGACAACCCCACATTGCTCAAATTGTCTTGTGGGGTAGACCTTTCAGTTAACAATATTTATGGTCTTTTCATGACAGCATTTATACAGATGATTAGCTTGGTTATTCAGTTATATTCTTATGTTAATATATTATTGATATGTATTTTTAACCGGCAATCTGATGCTAAAAGCAAGGCAGTAAATACATGTCTGGCCCAGATActaatatttgttttatttgaatGTATGGTCACATTTACAATCTTGTCCTATCGCTTTTCAGACATATCCCCAAATACCAGGAAGTTTTGTGGTAGCATGATTTTCATGCTCCCTCCTGTACTTAATCCAATTATTTATGGAATGAAAACAAAAGAACTGAGAACTTCATTTTTAGCAGTAATACATAAGAAAAAAATagataacacataa
- the LOC134029388 gene encoding olfactory receptor 52B2-like, which produces MENTSLNSLSLQLSLDPFYIPPGAKYPIFFLGLIIYFFSVFCNLTLLALISVQKNLHKPMYFILFSLPLNDVIGITAMLPKVLSDVVMETNQVYYPLCVLQGFLLHMYGGGVLFILAAMAFDRYVAICLPLQYNSVMSPRMVGFIICLVWGLDFALIVSLFSLQTKLPLCRSSLVNVFCDNPSLLKLTCDNTTINNIIGLFNTAVMQIISVSVQVFSYVKILIACLATRKSDAKSKAVNTCVAQLVIFIIFEIVGTFTILSHRFQNISSDLQKIMGMLIFLVPPLLNPIVYGLNTSEIRNSFLKVFQTKVSVKF; this is translated from the coding sequence ATGGAAAACACGTCCTTGAACAGTCTCAGTCTCCAGTTGAGCCTTGACCCTTTTTACATCCCACCAGGGGCCAAGTACCCCATATTTTTTCTTGGTCTCATCATCTACTTCTTTAGTGTATTTTGCAACCTGACTCTGCTGGCTCTGATCAGTGTGCAGAAGAACCTCCACAAACCCATGTATTTCATCCTTTTCAGCCTTCCTCTGAATGACGTGATAGGTATCACTGCAATGCTACCCAAGGTACTATCAGACGTCGTGATGGAGACAAACCAAGTGTACTATCCTCTCTGTGTGCTGCAGGGCTTCCTGCTCCACATGTACGGAGGTGGGGTTCTCTTCATCCTGGCAGCCATGGCCTTCGATCGCTACGTGGCCATCTGCCTGCCTTTGCAGTACAACTCTGTCATGTCTCCCAGAATGGTGGGGTTTATTATATGTCTGGTTTGGGGCCTTGACTTTGCCTTGATTGTATCTCTGTTCTCATTACAGACTAAGCTTCCTCTTTGCAGGTCCTCTCTCGTGAATGTGTTCTGTGATAACCCATCTCTTCTTAAACTCACTTGTGACAACACAACAATCAATAACATCATAGGTCTGTTCAACACGGCCGTTATGCAGATCATCAGTGTGTCTGTCCAGGTCTTTTCTTATGTGAAGATATTAATAGCTTGCTTGGCTACGAGGAAGTCAGATGCAAAGAGTAAGGCAGTGAACACTTGTGTGGCACAACTAGTCATATTCATCATATTTGAGATTGTGGGGACCTTCACTATTCTATCACACAGATTCCAGAACATCTCTTCCGACCTTCAGAAGATTATGGGCATGTTGATATTCCTTGTACCTCCGCTTCTGAATCCAATTGTATATGGATTAAATACGAGTGAAATACGAAATAGTTTCCTTAAAGTATTTCAAACTAAAGTGTCAGTAAAGTTCTAG
- the LOC134029065 gene encoding olfactory receptor 52N5-like, with translation MDGNNSFQSDILQMEGFNISMEFTYPLFFLIMFVYLTLLISNIGVIVLIIKEESLHQPMYILFCNLSANDLIGNTVLLPRLMHDIVSTPKLISYAQCVTQAFCSHTFGSASHMILIIMAVDRYVAICHPLRYNSIMTTRTVVTLSVSAWGTSLLLVSVLLGLTVRLSRCRSIILNAYCDNASLFKLSCENVTVNNIYGLFFTVLLFSSSMGSIAVTYFRIAVICWTRKNKELNNKAAQTCASHLVLYLIMLWSGFLTIILHRFPDYPDLRKLAYILFHVVPANLNPIIYAMQTKSLRQKIVQIFSKRIMHS, from the coding sequence ATGGATGGGAACAATTCATTTCAAAGTGATATTCTCCAAATGGAGGGCTTTAACATTTCTATGGAGTTCACATATCCTCTGTTCTTCTTGATTATGTTTGTCTACCTTACTCTTCTTATCTCCAACATTGGAGTGATTGTACTTATCATCAAAGAGGAGAGCTTACACCAGCCCATGTACATACTATTCTGTAACCTGTCAGCAAATGACCTCATTGGGAACACTGTGCTACTGCCTAGGCTGATGCACGATATTGTTTCAACTCCAAAGTTGATCTCATATGCTCAGTGTGTCACACAAGCATTCTGCAGTCACACATTTGGCTCGGCGTCCCACATGATATTGATAATTATGGCTGTTGACAGATATGTGGCTATATGCCACCCCCTACGGTACAACTCAATAATGACAACCCGAACCGTGGTAACCCTCTCTGTTTCAGCTTGGGGGACCTCTCTGCTGTTGGTATCCGTTCTGCTTGGGCTCACTGTTAGGCTGTCTCGCTGTCGCTCTATCATACTGAACGCTTATTGTGACAATGCATCGCTGTTTAAGCTTTCTTGTGAAAATGTGACAGTCAATAACATCTATGGACTCTTTTTCACTGTGTTGCTATTTAGTTCCTCAATGGGAAGTATTGCTGTCACTTATTTCAGGATTGCTGTTATCTGCTGGACCAGGAAAAACAAGGAACTGAATAACAAGGCAGCACAGACGTGTGCCAGCCACCTGGTCCTGTATCTCATCATGCTTTGGTCTGGATTTCTGACCATCATTTTGCATCGCTTCCCAGACTACCCCGATTTGAGAAAGCtggcttatattttatttcatgttgtTCCTGCCAATTTGAACCCAATTATTTATGCCATGCAAACAAAATCACTGAGGCAGAAAATTGTCCAAATATTCAGCAAAAGGATCATGCA